The following coding sequences lie in one Silvanigrella aquatica genomic window:
- a CDS encoding thioredoxin domain-containing protein: MKINNNENKLAEETSLYLLQHKKNPVLWFPWGNEAFEKAKSENKPIFLSIGYSSCHWCHVMAHESFEDQETADLMNELFINVKVDREERPDIDEIYMETVMLMTNHAGWPLSVFLTPQLKPFYGGTYFPLEAKQGFPSFKDILKSISAFYHDNKNNIDERCSKIIGYLKETSYQSSLVNLEEYISDKNITIDKIVDKTLPFYNNLLDKLDSISDKNYGGYGSSPKFPQPSKISAMLFSKNKHHRSHAIFTLDHIRCGGIMDQIGGGISRYSVDEKWLVPHFEKMLYDNAQIISLYAVGSALLLNENVSLAKEFSNTAENIFNYLERDLKCKKSGLYFSAEDADSEGEEGLFYTFLDEEFTKLFEKKFELYDFAKKYYKISSLGNFEGTHILTIPHDFKKFCAQVSIEIEEGIKFLNESKNILLQERNKRVRPALDNKCLLSWNSLAVTSFIQSAISLNNSNLLERGLNLLQNIFIHFKTPLGYQHVYINGQAKIEPFSDDLGFLLEACIEALFITGCEALISEILDISKTIHKNYIDPISGTLYFSKNQDDLINRPIKPEDNVIYSPNSAIFGSLTKFIVWLGATNNYDKISSSDHKMLESLALISVSNTVILSEKSPHACAKMLQKLKYLEHKNVIIINDKLNRIPSLTSFHHAFLTCVKKLNEYSVVGSDLNSKFDLLNIHEYSKELLKQESESKYSFCSIKGCSLPTDNLYNLF; this comes from the coding sequence ATGAAAATAAATAATAATGAAAATAAGTTAGCAGAAGAAACTAGTCTTTATTTACTTCAACATAAAAAAAATCCTGTACTTTGGTTTCCTTGGGGAAATGAAGCATTTGAAAAAGCAAAATCTGAAAATAAACCTATATTTCTTTCTATTGGATATTCCAGTTGTCACTGGTGCCATGTGATGGCTCATGAAAGTTTTGAAGATCAAGAGACTGCAGATTTAATGAATGAATTATTTATTAATGTCAAAGTAGACAGGGAGGAAAGACCTGACATAGATGAAATTTACATGGAAACTGTGATGCTCATGACAAATCATGCAGGTTGGCCCTTGAGCGTATTTTTAACTCCCCAATTAAAACCATTTTATGGTGGAACTTATTTTCCTCTCGAAGCAAAACAAGGCTTCCCCTCTTTTAAGGATATTCTGAAATCTATCTCCGCTTTTTATCATGATAATAAAAACAATATTGATGAAAGATGTTCTAAAATAATAGGTTATTTAAAAGAAACTTCTTACCAATCTAGTTTAGTAAATCTGGAAGAATATATTTCAGATAAAAATATTACAATTGACAAAATTGTAGATAAAACTCTACCATTTTATAATAATTTACTAGATAAACTCGACTCTATTTCTGACAAAAACTATGGCGGATATGGAAGTTCTCCTAAATTTCCTCAACCTTCCAAAATATCTGCCATGTTATTTTCTAAAAATAAACATCATCGTTCACATGCGATTTTTACCTTAGATCATATTCGCTGCGGCGGAATTATGGATCAAATTGGTGGTGGAATATCGCGTTATAGCGTAGATGAAAAATGGCTGGTTCCTCATTTTGAAAAAATGCTTTATGACAATGCACAAATTATTTCTCTTTATGCAGTAGGAAGTGCTTTATTATTAAATGAAAATGTTTCTTTAGCAAAAGAATTTTCTAATACTGCTGAAAATATTTTTAATTATTTAGAACGAGACTTAAAATGTAAAAAATCAGGCTTATATTTTAGTGCTGAAGATGCGGATAGTGAAGGTGAAGAAGGTTTATTCTATACTTTTTTAGATGAAGAATTTACAAAATTATTCGAAAAAAAATTTGAGCTTTACGACTTTGCTAAGAAATATTATAAAATATCTTCTTTAGGAAATTTTGAAGGCACTCATATTTTAACAATACCTCATGATTTTAAAAAGTTTTGTGCTCAAGTTTCTATTGAAATAGAAGAAGGAATAAAATTTTTAAACGAATCTAAAAATATTTTGCTTCAAGAAAGAAATAAAAGAGTACGACCTGCTTTAGATAATAAGTGTTTACTTTCCTGGAACTCTCTTGCAGTAACAAGTTTCATTCAATCTGCTATCTCTTTAAATAATTCCAATTTATTAGAACGTGGTTTAAATTTATTGCAGAATATTTTTATTCATTTTAAAACCCCACTAGGATATCAACATGTCTATATTAATGGACAAGCCAAAATAGAACCTTTTTCAGATGATTTAGGATTTTTATTAGAAGCCTGTATTGAAGCACTTTTTATTACAGGTTGTGAAGCGTTAATTTCAGAAATTTTAGATATTTCAAAAACAATACATAAAAATTATATCGATCCCATTTCAGGAACTCTCTATTTTTCTAAAAATCAAGATGATCTTATTAATAGACCCATAAAACCTGAAGATAATGTTATTTATAGCCCTAATTCTGCCATATTTGGTTCTCTTACTAAATTTATTGTTTGGTTAGGAGCTACAAACAATTATGATAAAATATCATCAAGTGATCATAAAATGTTGGAGTCTCTCGCCCTTATTTCTGTATCAAATACAGTTATTTTATCTGAAAAATCTCCTCACGCTTGTGCTAAAATGTTACAAAAATTAAAATATCTTGAACATAAAAACGTGATTATTATCAACGATAAATTAAATAGAATTCCCTCATTAACAAGCTTCCACCATGCTTTTTTGACTTGTGTAAAAAAATTAAATGAATACTCTGTGGTGGGAAGTGATTTGAACTCTAAATTTGATTTGTTAAATATTCATGAATATAGTAAAGAACTATTAAAACAGGAAAGCGAAAGCAAATATTCTTTTTGTAGCATTAAAGGGTGTTCTCTTCCTACTGACAATTTATACAATTTGTTCTAG
- a CDS encoding pyruvate, water dikinase regulatory protein, translating into MNKINSNLNIPNIFTVSDGTGETALSIVRAVRVQFEHAEMHIERYNKVRNREMLDDMLLSAKNKNATVVATLVDPELRVFLISRSMQLGVKVVDVLFPLLETLSEQLGSRPSAIPGLLRQLDEGYFKRISAIEYTVRHDDGIISNDLPNADIILVGVSRTSKTPLSMYLGHKGYKVANIPLVPGIDPPAELAKVDQNKIIGLIIDPSRLAEIRAARINALGTDDIGDYADLEKIFEELEWSREIFKRNKRWPILDVTGKALEENSVEIEKIILNRFPQLSDEQ; encoded by the coding sequence ATGAACAAAATAAATTCTAATTTAAACATTCCCAATATATTTACTGTTTCCGATGGAACAGGAGAAACCGCTTTAAGCATCGTACGTGCTGTCCGAGTGCAATTTGAACATGCGGAAATGCATATTGAAAGATACAATAAAGTCCGCAATCGGGAAATGTTAGATGATATGCTCCTCTCTGCAAAAAATAAAAATGCCACTGTTGTTGCCACTCTTGTTGATCCTGAATTGAGGGTTTTTTTAATTTCACGTTCTATGCAACTAGGCGTAAAAGTTGTTGATGTCCTTTTTCCATTACTGGAAACGTTATCAGAACAGCTAGGGAGTCGTCCTAGTGCTATTCCAGGCCTTCTTCGCCAACTAGATGAGGGTTATTTCAAACGCATAAGCGCCATCGAATACACCGTACGACACGATGATGGCATTATTTCAAATGATTTGCCCAATGCTGATATTATTTTAGTCGGGGTTTCGCGCACCTCTAAAACACCTCTTTCTATGTATCTTGGCCATAAAGGCTATAAAGTCGCAAATATTCCTTTAGTTCCAGGAATAGATCCTCCCGCAGAACTTGCTAAAGTAGATCAAAATAAAATCATTGGACTTATTATCGATCCTTCACGCCTCGCCGAAATACGCGCCGCGCGTATAAATGCTTTAGGCACAGATGATATTGGTGATTATGCTGATTTAGAGAAAATATTTGAAGAATTAGAGTGGAGCCGCGAAATATTTAAAAGAAATAAACGTTGGCCTATATTAGATGTGACAGGTAAAGCATTAGAAGAAAACTCTGTAGAAATCGAAAAAATTATTTTAAACCGATTTCCACAGTTATCCGATGAACAATAA
- the cysS gene encoding cysteine--tRNA ligase — protein sequence MTMQFFNTLTGKKEKFKTLHEGKVKMYCCGVTPYGNTHIGHSRTFFSYDLLYRTLIDNDIDVEWARNITDVDDKIINKANQEGIPCAQLVSRYVSEQDEMLQLFNLERPQHEPKVTENIPQIIDVITTLIAKDYAYVSKSGVYYRVRKFADYGKLSKNKINDLKSGARIEVDEAKEDALDFALWKFAKEGEIFWDSPWGQGRPGWHVECSAMIHSLFGDSIDIHMGGRDLIFPHHEAEIAQSEGATGKPLASTWLHAGMVTLYGEKMSKSTNHYVAIKDFLAKYPSEVLRLVFLSISYGQPLDFTFEMTTENLKKLAKIYRFVSLVDGYSSKQEEEQNQTADFIFKELESLIPKMREYLCDDLNSSAALAVFFDFMRTVNTKLNALEKSGKTLNQQDKFLLSTKWPEFKNWIKNSMGLLVQEPQEFFAHLRKYNLASEISATEIEQKIEERKTARANKDWAKSDAIRDELLSQGVQIQDAPSGTKWTVII from the coding sequence ATGACAATGCAATTTTTTAATACACTTACTGGAAAAAAAGAGAAATTTAAAACTTTACATGAAGGTAAGGTAAAAATGTATTGTTGTGGCGTGACTCCCTACGGTAACACGCATATTGGTCATAGCCGTACTTTTTTTTCTTATGATTTACTTTATCGCACATTAATTGATAATGATATTGATGTTGAATGGGCTCGTAATATTACAGATGTTGATGATAAAATAATAAATAAAGCAAACCAAGAGGGGATTCCTTGTGCGCAACTTGTCTCTCGTTATGTTTCTGAGCAAGATGAAATGTTGCAATTGTTTAATTTAGAGCGTCCGCAACACGAGCCTAAAGTAACAGAAAATATACCTCAAATAATCGATGTCATTACAACTTTAATTGCAAAAGATTATGCTTATGTCAGTAAATCTGGTGTTTATTATCGTGTCCGTAAATTTGCTGACTATGGCAAGCTCAGTAAAAATAAAATCAATGATTTGAAGTCAGGAGCCCGCATTGAGGTTGATGAAGCGAAAGAGGATGCTCTCGATTTTGCTTTGTGGAAATTTGCAAAAGAAGGTGAAATTTTTTGGGATTCTCCTTGGGGGCAAGGTCGTCCTGGATGGCATGTGGAATGTTCCGCTATGATCCATTCTTTATTTGGTGATTCCATCGATATTCACATGGGGGGAAGAGATCTCATTTTCCCACATCATGAAGCCGAAATCGCACAGTCTGAAGGGGCAACGGGTAAACCGCTTGCTTCTACGTGGTTACATGCAGGTATGGTGACTCTTTATGGCGAAAAAATGAGTAAAAGTACAAATCATTACGTAGCTATAAAAGATTTCTTGGCAAAATATCCATCTGAAGTGTTACGTCTTGTATTTCTATCTATTTCCTATGGACAGCCTCTCGATTTTACTTTTGAAATGACCACTGAAAATCTAAAAAAATTAGCCAAAATATATCGTTTTGTTTCTTTAGTTGATGGTTATTCTAGTAAACAAGAAGAGGAACAAAATCAAACTGCGGATTTTATTTTTAAAGAGTTAGAGTCTCTCATACCTAAAATGAGAGAATATTTATGCGATGACTTAAACAGCAGTGCAGCTCTCGCGGTCTTTTTTGATTTTATGAGAACTGTAAATACAAAGTTAAATGCTCTTGAAAAATCGGGAAAAACATTAAATCAACAAGATAAATTTTTATTATCAACAAAATGGCCAGAATTTAAAAATTGGATTAAAAACTCAATGGGTTTATTAGTACAGGAACCACAAGAATTTTTTGCTCATTTAAGAAAATATAATTTAGCTTCTGAAATTTCGGCAACGGAAATTGAGCAAAAAATTGAAGAAAGAAAAACAGCGCGCGCAAATAAAGACTGGGCAAAATCTGACGCCATTCGGGACGAATTATTATCTCAAGGCGTTCAAATTCAAGACGCTCCTTCAGGAACAAAGTGGACAGTAATTATTTGA